The Methanofervidicoccus sp. A16 genome has a segment encoding these proteins:
- a CDS encoding methanogenesis marker 16 metalloprotein, producing MDRSKTSEDKVVVTVDELKKMIRNNEEDKIDEIDIVTTATCGIMSGTMAVFYIPIAEPGTFRKGEKIYLNGIEGHIGPCPNEYLGSVDVVVYGTSYVGDYGGGFLFKDLVAGKEVDVLLESEGRTYKRTITLDDIPTARMIGTRMAFKNYSAFTNLGEEPVRTIFHRRKMKKGEASFSGCGELNPLQNMYCDERNLLGKRVLLNGAEGVILGFGTRSSSGKENIMISADMHSMDPYYLGGFITSGGVEVFNTVAVPVEVDEKNKEFLKTLDENIPLPLVNVVGRSIIDIGNYAQVWKDADLRPNINIYRCRNCDVCIPMEMCPTKAIKRMPHLGNRPLPTEDCFGCGICTGACPYGIYSMKLNSILGIPITCRQSDRERAMRLSRELKERIEKGEFKL from the coding sequence ATGGATAGATCTAAAACATCTGAGGATAAGGTAGTGGTAACTGTAGATGAGTTGAAGAAGATGATAAGGAACAATGAAGAAGATAAAATAGACGAGATAGATATCGTTACAACTGCTACCTGTGGAATAATGTCTGGTACTATGGCGGTTTTTTATATCCCTATCGCTGAACCTGGAACCTTTAGAAAGGGGGAAAAAATATACTTAAATGGTATAGAAGGACATATTGGACCTTGTCCAAATGAGTACTTAGGTTCTGTAGATGTTGTAGTGTACGGTACAAGTTATGTGGGAGACTACGGAGGTGGATTTTTATTTAAAGATCTAGTTGCAGGTAAGGAGGTAGATGTCCTCTTAGAGAGTGAGGGGAGAACATACAAGAGGACTATAACCTTAGATGATATTCCCACTGCTAGAATGATAGGAACGAGGATGGCATTTAAAAACTATTCAGCCTTTACCAACTTAGGAGAGGAACCTGTAAGGACTATCTTCCATAGAAGAAAGATGAAAAAAGGAGAGGCCTCCTTCTCAGGATGTGGTGAATTAAACCCTCTCCAAAATATGTACTGTGATGAAAGGAACCTTCTTGGAAAAAGAGTATTATTAAATGGTGCTGAAGGTGTAATACTTGGATTTGGGACAAGGAGTTCAAGTGGGAAGGAAAATATTATGATATCTGCAGATATGCACAGTATGGATCCTTACTATTTAGGAGGTTTTATTACATCTGGAGGTGTAGAGGTATTTAATACAGTTGCAGTACCTGTAGAGGTTGATGAGAAAAATAAAGAGTTCTTAAAGACCTTAGATGAAAATATCCCTTTGCCTCTGGTAAATGTGGTGGGAAGGAGTATTATAGATATAGGTAACTACGCCCAGGTATGGAAGGATGCTGATTTAAGGCCCAATATAAACATCTACAGGTGTAGAAACTGTGATGTATGTATTCCTATGGAAATGTGCCCAACGAAGGCTATAAAGAGAATGCCTCATTTAGGAAATAGACCACTACCAACAGAGGATTGCTTTGGGTGTGGTATCTGTACAGGTGCCTGTCCTTATGGGATATACTCCATGAAGTTAAACAGTATCTTGGGAATACCTATAACCTGTAGACAGTCAGACAGGGAAAGGGCAATGAGGTTATCTAGAGAACTTAAAGAGAGAATCGAGAAAGGAGAGTTTAAACTTTAA
- a CDS encoding ABC transporter permease: MYLKLAKRNLKRHILRSTLALLGIVIGVMTISSLGILGSGLKYRILENFEGVADFVVVYPNPEEGYLYFTKRDVDKLKKLRCTVIPISLKTDVVYIKEKNRKTYTTVYGIRKDLIKYLNLDTEGKLTDTTVYVDSFFANTYDLDVGDKILLKNVSFRIVGIYNSSFFVISQNSIILSEKTYRRFYDNNYSMIILHVENREDIDSIKNKIEKIMNKKEKKVVVLSMDRILRSIENVLDNISLFLMGVGGISLLVAGVGIGNTMLMSTVERTKEIGIMKSIGASRRDILMLFLFESLILGVVGSVVGVLLSLGIGYLVVHYLLNSYITLEGLIYTFLGFLFGVGTSVIASLYPAYKAANLDPVKALKND; the protein is encoded by the coding sequence ATGTACCTCAAACTGGCAAAGAGAAACCTAAAGAGACATATCTTAAGAAGTACTTTGGCGTTGTTAGGTATTGTTATAGGTGTTATGACTATTTCTTCCTTAGGGATTTTAGGAAGTGGATTGAAATATAGGATCCTTGAGAACTTTGAAGGTGTGGCAGATTTTGTCGTTGTATATCCTAACCCTGAAGAGGGCTATTTATATTTTACAAAGAGGGACGTAGATAAGTTGAAAAAATTAAGATGTACTGTAATTCCAATATCCTTAAAAACCGATGTTGTATATATTAAAGAAAAAAATAGGAAAACTTATACAACAGTATACGGTATAAGGAAAGACTTAATAAAATATTTAAATTTAGACACTGAAGGTAAGCTGACAGATACAACAGTATATGTAGACAGTTTTTTTGCCAATACCTATGATCTAGATGTTGGAGATAAAATACTCCTGAAAAATGTATCTTTTAGGATAGTTGGTATCTACAACAGTTCTTTTTTTGTGATATCTCAGAATTCAATTATTTTATCGGAGAAAACATATAGGAGGTTTTACGATAACAACTACTCCATGATAATACTCCACGTAGAGAACAGGGAGGATATTGACAGTATAAAAAATAAAATAGAGAAAATTATGAACAAAAAAGAGAAAAAAGTTGTTGTTCTATCCATGGACAGAATTTTAAGATCTATAGAGAATGTTTTAGATAACATATCCCTCTTTTTAATGGGAGTAGGTGGAATATCTCTTTTAGTTGCAGGGGTTGGAATTGGAAATACAATGCTAATGAGTACAGTTGAGAGGACTAAGGAGATTGGGATCATGAAGAGTATAGGAGCGTCTAGGAGAGACATTTTAATGCTGTTTCTATTTGAATCTCTAATATTGGGAGTTGTTGGTAGTGTTGTTGGGGTGTTGTTAAGTTTAGGAATAGGCTATCTAGTAGTTCATTATTTATTGAACTCCTACATAACTCTGGAGGGTTTGATTTATACATTTTTGGGATTTTTATTTGGTGTTGGAACATCTGTAATTGCGTCTCTCTATCCAGCATATAAGGCTGCGAATTTGGATCCAGTGAAGGCGTTAAAAAATGACTAA
- the mfnE gene encoding [5-(aminomethyl)furan-3-yl]methyl phosphate kinase: MKIDNLHLVKIGGSLTHHVKPLLNTLKSFSSEENRIVIVPGGGMFADVVRDLDQDVRLSNRASHRMALMAMDMMGVYFSDVSHIKTVDNLYDTKITLLDSSIVILLPSKVVLSTDELPHSWEVTSDSIALYIAKLLKLKRAIIVTDVDGIYNKYPGGKLLNIISAKSIRGFTSVDSYLPKLLIKYKMECIVVNGKYPERVVNILKGKKDIYTKIIVD, translated from the coding sequence ATGAAAATAGACAATCTCCACCTGGTAAAGATAGGAGGTAGTTTAACCCATCACGTTAAACCTCTCTTAAATACCTTGAAGTCCTTCAGTAGTGAGGAAAACAGAATAGTTATTGTACCTGGAGGGGGGATGTTTGCAGATGTAGTACGAGACTTAGATCAGGATGTGAGGTTGAGTAATAGGGCATCCCACAGGATGGCTTTGATGGCTATGGATATGATGGGTGTTTATTTCTCCGACGTATCTCATATTAAAACTGTTGACAATCTCTACGATACCAAGATTACACTTCTAGATAGTAGTATAGTTATACTACTACCCTCTAAGGTTGTACTCTCTACAGATGAACTTCCACACTCCTGGGAGGTTACCTCGGACTCCATAGCCCTCTATATCGCCAAACTTCTAAAGTTGAAGAGGGCAATAATAGTTACAGATGTAGATGGCATATATAATAAGTATCCTGGAGGAAAACTGTTAAATATTATAAGTGCTAAATCCATTAGAGGTTTTACTTCCGTAGATAGTTATCTACCAAAACTTTTAATAAAATATAAAATGGAGTGTATAGTGGTTAATGGAAAGTACCCGGAGAGGGTTGTAAATATCCTAAAGGGAAAGAAAGATATATATACCAAGATTATAGTAGATTAA